In Bacillus sp. FJAT-45037, the following are encoded in one genomic region:
- a CDS encoding aspartate aminotransferase family protein translates to MEKVNQKHDLKSLDEKYIWHSMKPYSPNATMVIKKAKGARITDNDGNEYLDAMSGLWCVNVGYGREELAEAAYEQLKQLAYFPLTQSHEPAIKLGEKLNEMLGDEYVIFFSNSGSEANEVAFKIARQYHQQRGESSRYKFISRYRAYHGNSMGALAATGQAQRKYKYEPLAPGFIHVPPPDSYRRPESEDMAPRDLASVQDIDQAMTWELSETVAAVIMEPIITGGGVLVPPESYMKGVKQACEDHGALLIVDEVICGFGRTGEAFGFQNYGVQPDIVTMAKGITSAYLPLSATAVRREIYEAFKGTEEYEYLRHVNTFGGSPASCALALKNLEIMEKEKLFDRSKTLGAEMKADLKTLLQNNPYVGDVRGKGMLIGIELVKDKKSKEPIDVTLVNQVIGACKQKGVIIGKNGATVAGYNNVLTLSPPLSTEIEDIELLVQTVADSINELTS, encoded by the coding sequence GTGGAGAAGGTTAACCAAAAGCATGATTTGAAGTCTCTAGATGAGAAATATATCTGGCACTCGATGAAGCCATATAGTCCTAATGCTACAATGGTTATTAAAAAAGCAAAAGGGGCAAGAATCACGGATAACGATGGGAATGAATACCTCGATGCAATGTCGGGCTTATGGTGTGTAAACGTTGGCTACGGGCGCGAGGAATTGGCAGAGGCTGCTTACGAACAGTTGAAGCAACTTGCTTACTTTCCTTTAACTCAGAGTCATGAACCTGCTATCAAATTGGGTGAAAAGCTTAATGAGATGCTAGGTGATGAGTACGTCATCTTCTTTTCAAACAGTGGTTCTGAAGCAAACGAAGTGGCATTTAAAATCGCGCGTCAGTATCACCAGCAGCGAGGGGAGTCTAGCCGGTATAAGTTCATTTCAAGATACCGCGCATATCATGGCAATTCGATGGGGGCTCTTGCTGCGACAGGGCAGGCTCAAAGAAAATACAAATATGAGCCACTCGCTCCAGGGTTCATTCATGTGCCCCCACCAGATTCGTATCGCCGTCCTGAGAGCGAGGACATGGCGCCGCGTGACCTAGCTTCTGTTCAAGATATTGATCAAGCGATGACATGGGAATTGAGTGAAACGGTGGCAGCTGTTATTATGGAGCCAATTATTACAGGTGGGGGTGTACTTGTTCCTCCTGAGAGTTATATGAAGGGGGTCAAACAAGCGTGTGAAGATCACGGGGCGCTCCTCATTGTCGATGAAGTCATTTGTGGATTCGGGCGTACGGGAGAAGCTTTCGGGTTTCAAAACTACGGGGTTCAACCTGATATTGTTACGATGGCGAAGGGTATTACAAGTGCATATCTCCCACTTTCAGCAACAGCGGTAAGACGTGAGATTTATGAAGCGTTTAAAGGAACAGAGGAGTATGAGTACTTAAGGCATGTCAATACATTTGGGGGAAGTCCGGCATCATGTGCCCTCGCACTTAAGAACTTAGAAATCATGGAGAAAGAAAAATTATTTGATCGCTCCAAAACATTAGGGGCTGAAATGAAAGCCGATCTCAAAACATTATTACAAAACAACCCGTATGTAGGAGATGTACGTGGAAAAGGAATGTTGATTGGCATCGAACTTGTAAAAGATAAAAAAAGCAAAGAACCTATAGATGTAACGCTTGTAAATCAAGTCATCGGGGCTTGTAAGCAAAAAGGTGTCATTATTGGGAAGAACGGAGCTACAGTAGCGGGTTATAACAACGTGCTCACGCTCTCGCCCCCATTGTCGACAGAAATAGAAGATATTGAGTTGTTAGTTCAAACTGTTGCAGACTCTATAAATGAACTAACTTCATAA
- a CDS encoding nitrilase-related carbon-nitrogen hydrolase, producing MSDQVKIGLIQASNDVHGDEPVAVHKEKAIEKHIKLIREAKAKGAQIICLQEIFYGPYFCSEQKTKWYEAAEEIPNGPTTRLFQDLAKELEVVIVLPIYEREGIATYYNTAAVIDADGSYLGKYRKQHIPHVGVGEEGYGFWEKYYFKPGNMGYPVFDTAYAKVGVYICYDRHFPEGARLLGLNGAEVVFNPSATVAGLSEYLWKLEQPAHAVANGYYVGAINRVGMEAPWNMGEFYGQSYLVDPRGQFVAVASRDQDEVIIGEMDKKKIREVRDTWQFYRDRRPETYDEMTALLP from the coding sequence ATGTCAGATCAGGTCAAGATTGGACTTATTCAAGCCTCAAATGATGTACACGGGGACGAACCTGTTGCCGTTCACAAAGAGAAAGCGATTGAAAAGCATATTAAACTCATACGTGAAGCGAAGGCAAAAGGAGCACAAATCATTTGTTTGCAAGAAATCTTCTATGGACCTTACTTTTGCTCAGAGCAAAAGACGAAATGGTATGAAGCGGCAGAAGAAATTCCTAATGGTCCTACGACAAGATTATTTCAAGATTTAGCAAAAGAATTAGAAGTTGTTATTGTCCTTCCTATTTATGAAAGAGAAGGCATTGCAACGTATTATAATACGGCAGCGGTGATTGATGCTGACGGTTCTTACTTAGGGAAATATCGTAAACAACATATCCCTCATGTTGGTGTAGGGGAAGAAGGATATGGATTTTGGGAGAAGTACTATTTCAAGCCAGGAAACATGGGTTACCCAGTATTTGATACTGCTTATGCAAAAGTTGGGGTCTATATTTGTTATGACCGCCATTTTCCAGAGGGTGCTAGATTACTAGGACTTAATGGGGCTGAGGTGGTATTCAATCCGTCAGCTACGGTTGCTGGGTTATCTGAATACTTGTGGAAACTAGAACAGCCTGCCCATGCCGTTGCTAATGGCTATTATGTAGGGGCGATTAACCGAGTAGGGATGGAAGCGCCTTGGAACATGGGAGAGTTTTATGGACAATCTTATCTTGTCGACCCACGAGGACAATTTGTAGCCGTGGCGAGTCGTGATCAGGATGAAGTAATTATTGGTGAGATGGACAAAAAGAAAATTCGCGAAGTGCGAGATACATGGCAGTTCTACAGAGACCGTAGACCAGAAACATATGACGAGATGACGGCTCTTCTTCCATAA
- a CDS encoding PucR family transcriptional regulator — MKGYLSIEEITKRKHFEHIDIIAGKEGLSRFVKWIHVVEVIHIRNLLKGDELILTTGLGFKDDEELFLQFLEQLIECGAGGLCLEMGTNTTRVPLNVIKLANAHQFPIILFTKEVRFVEITQDIHATLINQQYQMIADLERYSQQLNMKLLEMNDYDEILSFCQFYLGVQVVAQFADGNCCFYPELSKEKREELLHQLKKAKGKKQAKIAKQSVSLLGSEYGEVSILSNERNLNDYDYLILDRTVTALAQHLLRTLYIEERKHVEESQWMMDWLDGLHNEEEIHEHLAFLEPGLQLNGAVVCVGKFQPIKPGIDTDRTYVKLWIRTIFEQFGFHLFTLEVRADLVFILGNKRSCEDWKERVEEVFKKVHQHEGNGKRSIKSYRFGIGKYKEKLTGVARSYQSAREALSLKKRASDNGMSMFYDDLHLYRILSVIHEHADLDNIVTDYLAPVIDHDKRFNGHLLETLKAYLSCSGSKQETAKRLFIVRQTLYHRIEKLENLLGADFMQGEKRLALELMLLAKDYLNMDEQLDREPFSS, encoded by the coding sequence ATGAAGGGTTATCTATCGATCGAAGAGATTACAAAGCGTAAGCACTTTGAACATATTGACATCATTGCAGGTAAAGAAGGCTTAAGTAGATTTGTGAAATGGATTCATGTTGTCGAGGTTATTCATATTCGAAATCTACTTAAAGGAGATGAATTGATTTTAACAACAGGACTTGGCTTCAAAGACGATGAAGAGCTTTTTCTTCAATTCCTCGAGCAACTCATTGAATGTGGTGCTGGAGGGCTTTGTTTAGAAATGGGTACAAATACAACGCGAGTACCTCTAAATGTCATCAAATTAGCAAACGCTCATCAATTTCCAATTATCTTATTCACAAAAGAAGTTCGCTTTGTAGAAATTACACAAGACATACACGCAACACTTATAAATCAACAATATCAAATGATTGCAGACCTTGAACGGTACTCTCAACAACTCAATATGAAGTTGCTAGAAATGAATGACTATGACGAAATTTTAAGCTTCTGTCAATTTTATCTAGGTGTTCAAGTTGTGGCGCAATTTGCCGATGGTAATTGTTGTTTTTACCCCGAGCTCTCTAAAGAGAAACGAGAAGAATTATTACACCAACTTAAGAAAGCCAAGGGAAAAAAACAAGCCAAGATAGCCAAACAATCTGTAAGTCTACTTGGTAGTGAATACGGAGAAGTAAGTATTCTTTCGAACGAACGAAATTTAAATGATTACGATTATTTGATTCTCGATCGGACCGTAACGGCTTTAGCTCAACATCTTCTCCGAACGTTATATATAGAGGAGAGAAAGCATGTCGAAGAATCGCAGTGGATGATGGATTGGCTAGACGGTCTTCATAATGAAGAAGAGATTCATGAACATTTAGCGTTTCTTGAACCAGGATTACAATTAAATGGCGCCGTTGTTTGTGTGGGCAAATTTCAACCAATAAAGCCAGGCATAGATACAGATCGAACCTATGTAAAGCTGTGGATACGGACAATATTTGAACAATTTGGTTTTCACCTGTTCACCCTTGAGGTGAGGGCAGATCTTGTCTTTATTCTAGGAAATAAGCGTTCGTGTGAGGATTGGAAAGAACGTGTAGAAGAAGTATTTAAGAAGGTGCACCAACATGAAGGCAACGGGAAAAGAAGCATTAAATCTTATCGATTTGGTATTGGTAAATACAAGGAGAAGTTAACGGGTGTCGCTAGAAGCTATCAGTCGGCTAGAGAAGCTCTATCATTGAAAAAACGAGCTTCAGACAACGGCATGAGTATGTTTTATGATGACTTACATTTGTATCGTATTTTATCAGTGATCCATGAACATGCAGACCTTGATAATATTGTTACAGATTACCTAGCCCCTGTAATTGACCATGATAAACGTTTCAATGGTCATCTGTTAGAGACACTAAAAGCATATCTTTCTTGTAGTGGATCTAAACAAGAAACGGCTAAGCGACTCTTTATCGTTCGTCAAACGCTATATCATCGAATTGAAAAATTAGAAAATTTACTAGGAGCAGACTTTATGCAAGGGGAGAAACGATTAGCTCTTGAACTGATGCTTCTAGCTAAAGACTATTTAAACATGGATGAACAATTAGATAGAGAACCTTTTAGCTCATAG
- the hydA gene encoding dihydropyrimidinase: MKKIIKNGTVVTASETYVADLLIENGKIAGIGSNFDIAGAEVIDAKGRYIFPGGIDPHTHLEMPFGGTVSKDDFESGTIAAAYGGTTTVIDFCLTKKGEPLQSSIDEWHAKSKDKAVIDYSFHLMIGEINDEVLAELPKVIDEEGITSFKVFMAYKNVFQADDETLFRTLITAKELGGLVMVHAENGDVIDYLTKQALEKGQTDPIYHALTRPPEVEGEATGRACQLTGLAGSQLYVVHVSCQDAVDRIAEARRKGFDVWGETCPQYLVLDQTALEKPNFEGAKYVWSPPLREKKHQDVLWNALKNGDLQTLGSDQCSFDFKGQKELGRGDFTKIPNGGPIIEDRVSILYSEGVAKGRISLNQFVDITSTRIAKLFGLYPQKGTIAIGADADLVLFDPNAERVISAKTHHMAVDYNAFEGMKVTGEPVSVLSRGKFVIRDKRFVGTTGSGTYVKRAKYGEQLTKELNEALSK, encoded by the coding sequence GTGAAGAAAATTATAAAGAATGGAACAGTCGTCACAGCATCTGAAACGTATGTTGCAGACCTTCTTATTGAAAATGGAAAGATTGCAGGGATTGGTTCAAATTTTGATATAGCTGGAGCCGAGGTTATTGATGCAAAAGGTCGATATATCTTTCCTGGAGGCATCGACCCTCATACACATTTAGAGATGCCCTTTGGCGGGACCGTATCAAAAGATGATTTTGAGTCAGGAACGATTGCCGCAGCTTATGGTGGAACGACTACGGTTATTGATTTTTGTTTAACAAAAAAAGGTGAGCCGCTGCAATCGTCAATCGATGAATGGCATGCTAAGTCAAAAGACAAAGCTGTCATTGACTACAGTTTTCACCTCATGATTGGTGAAATTAATGACGAGGTACTTGCTGAGTTGCCAAAAGTAATCGATGAGGAAGGTATTACGTCATTTAAAGTATTTATGGCTTATAAAAACGTATTCCAAGCCGATGATGAGACATTATTTCGAACACTTATAACAGCAAAAGAACTCGGTGGTCTAGTCATGGTTCATGCAGAAAATGGGGATGTCATTGATTATTTAACAAAGCAAGCTTTGGAAAAAGGACAAACCGACCCGATCTATCATGCATTAACGAGACCTCCTGAAGTAGAGGGAGAAGCAACAGGAAGAGCTTGTCAATTAACAGGTCTTGCTGGGTCACAGCTTTATGTTGTCCATGTTTCTTGTCAAGATGCTGTAGATCGTATTGCAGAGGCAAGACGAAAAGGGTTTGATGTTTGGGGAGAAACCTGTCCACAATATTTAGTTCTCGATCAAACAGCATTGGAAAAACCGAATTTTGAAGGAGCAAAATATGTTTGGTCTCCACCTCTTAGAGAGAAGAAGCACCAGGATGTTCTCTGGAACGCTCTAAAAAATGGAGATTTACAAACGCTTGGTTCGGATCAGTGCTCGTTTGACTTTAAAGGACAAAAAGAACTAGGAAGAGGTGATTTTACTAAGATTCCTAATGGTGGACCGATTATCGAAGATCGAGTCAGCATCCTTTATTCCGAGGGGGTGGCAAAAGGAAGAATCTCACTAAATCAATTTGTTGATATTACATCAACAAGAATTGCGAAGCTCTTTGGTCTTTATCCTCAAAAAGGAACGATCGCGATCGGAGCCGATGCAGATCTCGTCTTGTTCGATCCGAATGCAGAACGAGTCATTTCAGCGAAGACACATCATATGGCTGTCGATTATAACGCGTTTGAAGGAATGAAAGTAACGGGAGAGCCAGTTTCTGTTCTTTCACGTGGGAAATTCGTTATACGTGATAAGCGATTTGTAGGAACAACAGGTTCTGGTACGTATGTGAAGCGAGCAAAGTATGGTGAACAGTTAACGAAAGAATTAAATGAAGCCTTATCAAAATAA
- the preA gene encoding NAD-dependent dihydropyrimidine dehydrogenase subunit PreA: MADLRMDFAGIKSPNPFWLASAPPTNSGYQVQRAFEAGWGGAVWKTLGDPILNVSSRFAAVSFNGQKVAGFNNIELITDRPLEVNLKEIYETKKRFPDHVIIASLMVEPQQDKWHEIVKRVEDVGVDGLELNFGCPHGMAERGMGAASGQVPELVEKQTYWAKEVARTPVIVKLTPNITDITVTAEAAVRGGADAVSMINTINSLAGVDIHTGETIPNVAGKGAHGGYCGPAVKPIALNMVAECARNPHVNVPISGMGGVSNWENAVEFMLMGATGVQVCTAAMHHGFRIVEDMIDGLNNYLDEKGIDSVMDIVGKSVTKYSDWGNLDLNHKVVAEINNDICINCNKCHIACEDTSHQCIDMLKDEQGNSILKVREDDCVGCNLCSIVCPVDGAIEMVALKSELPPMTWNERQAAIGAAGTCSVTTTK; encoded by the coding sequence ATGGCAGACTTACGAATGGACTTTGCAGGCATTAAATCACCCAACCCTTTTTGGTTAGCATCTGCACCACCAACAAATTCAGGCTATCAAGTGCAACGGGCCTTTGAGGCGGGATGGGGAGGCGCGGTGTGGAAGACACTTGGGGATCCAATACTGAATGTCTCTTCGCGATTTGCTGCAGTGAGTTTCAATGGTCAAAAAGTAGCAGGGTTTAATAATATCGAATTAATCACAGATCGCCCTCTAGAAGTCAACTTAAAAGAAATCTATGAAACGAAAAAACGATTTCCAGATCATGTGATCATTGCTTCACTCATGGTAGAGCCCCAACAAGATAAATGGCACGAGATTGTGAAACGAGTAGAGGATGTCGGTGTGGATGGATTAGAGCTTAACTTTGGTTGCCCCCATGGAATGGCCGAACGCGGAATGGGAGCAGCATCTGGTCAAGTGCCAGAACTAGTAGAGAAGCAGACCTATTGGGCAAAAGAAGTAGCTCGGACGCCAGTGATTGTGAAATTGACACCGAATATTACAGATATCACAGTAACAGCGGAAGCTGCCGTCCGTGGTGGAGCTGATGCTGTTAGTATGATCAATACGATTAACAGCCTAGCTGGAGTTGATATTCATACAGGAGAAACGATACCGAATGTGGCTGGGAAGGGTGCACACGGAGGGTATTGTGGGCCTGCAGTGAAGCCAATTGCGCTAAACATGGTCGCTGAGTGTGCAAGAAATCCCCATGTGAATGTTCCGATCTCTGGGATGGGCGGTGTGTCAAACTGGGAAAATGCTGTTGAGTTCATGCTAATGGGCGCAACGGGTGTGCAAGTCTGCACGGCAGCGATGCACCATGGCTTCCGGATTGTTGAGGACATGATTGATGGGTTGAACAATTACCTTGATGAAAAAGGAATCGACTCCGTAATGGACATCGTAGGGAAATCGGTGACGAAATATTCTGATTGGGGCAATCTCGATCTTAACCATAAAGTGGTCGCTGAGATTAATAACGATATTTGTATTAACTGTAATAAGTGTCATATTGCTTGTGAAGATACGTCTCACCAATGCATAGATATGTTAAAAGACGAGCAGGGCAACAGCATCTTAAAAGTGCGTGAAGATGACTGTGTAGGCTGTAATCTATGTTCGATTGTTTGTCCGGTCGATGGGGCGATTGAAATGGTCGCATTAAAATCAGAGCTGCCACCAATGACGTGGAATGAGCGCCAAGCGGCGATTGGAGCGGCAGGAACTTGTAGTGTTACAACAACGAAGTAA
- a CDS encoding NCS1 family transporter, protein MNKNSSYLKSPDLLPINHGDRKISSLGFVFIWVGMAVVLAAFAIGGEGVQSLPLGMVVLATIIGSIAIGVCMTLTGDIGVEHGLSFPVYMRAPFGTIGTHIPSLIRGFVASCWFGINTYFGSTAMNGILFVLFGYDNWFVCFLIFATIQVINTALGIKAVERFADLAAPIIIIISAWIYMTLSDQALAAGRDVWSWIESPVTGGAAVTAFAIVIMSNMGFWGTLAADMPSISRFIKAPKLERNWFKRNRGQIFGSLVALPIVQTFMVIIGAVSFIAVSNYDPVFALQEAASGLVLGVLLLMIVLAQWSTNISANLVPAATIFSNVGGPKLPFWTGVVVAGLIGLLVQPWNLFGIIIPALLIVGGILSAIVGILVADYYFIRKRRVNVHDLYRENGQYQYWKGLNLAGLIAWVVGGGAAYFIQTYSFIVGFVVGAAIYYVLAKYWWFEKYKQAELEDPSDEKYLGITVGRDWVISDDNEPVEVDKTAQNA, encoded by the coding sequence ATGAATAAAAACTCAAGCTATTTAAAGTCTCCTGACTTGCTTCCAATCAATCATGGAGACCGAAAAATTAGTTCGTTAGGATTCGTGTTTATCTGGGTAGGGATGGCGGTCGTGTTAGCGGCATTTGCTATTGGTGGTGAAGGAGTTCAGTCTTTACCACTTGGAATGGTTGTACTCGCGACAATCATAGGCTCGATTGCAATTGGTGTATGTATGACGTTGACTGGAGACATTGGGGTAGAGCATGGTCTCTCATTTCCTGTCTATATGAGGGCTCCGTTTGGAACGATTGGTACTCATATCCCGTCACTTATTCGAGGATTTGTTGCTTCCTGTTGGTTTGGGATTAACACGTACTTTGGATCAACAGCGATGAACGGAATCTTATTTGTCCTGTTTGGCTATGATAATTGGTTTGTCTGTTTCCTAATCTTTGCAACGATTCAGGTGATTAATACCGCGCTTGGGATTAAAGCGGTGGAACGCTTTGCAGATCTAGCTGCTCCAATCATTATCATTATTTCTGCTTGGATATATATGACATTATCCGATCAAGCCCTTGCAGCAGGTCGTGATGTGTGGAGTTGGATTGAGAGTCCTGTTACAGGCGGCGCAGCTGTCACGGCATTTGCAATTGTGATAATGAGTAATATGGGCTTTTGGGGGACGCTTGCTGCGGATATGCCGTCGATCTCCCGATTTATTAAAGCGCCTAAACTTGAGCGAAATTGGTTTAAACGAAATCGCGGACAGATTTTCGGAAGTCTTGTGGCTTTACCCATTGTTCAAACATTCATGGTGATTATCGGGGCGGTTTCGTTTATTGCCGTATCGAACTATGATCCTGTGTTCGCACTTCAAGAAGCAGCAAGTGGCCTTGTGCTGGGAGTTCTTCTTTTGATGATTGTTCTTGCTCAGTGGTCCACGAATATCTCGGCAAACTTAGTGCCAGCAGCTACAATCTTCTCTAATGTAGGGGGACCAAAACTTCCTTTCTGGACGGGTGTGGTTGTCGCTGGTTTGATCGGTTTACTTGTTCAACCTTGGAACTTGTTTGGTATTATCATTCCTGCGTTATTAATCGTTGGAGGGATCTTATCAGCAATTGTAGGGATTCTCGTTGCGGATTACTACTTCATTCGTAAACGTCGCGTTAACGTTCATGACTTGTACAGAGAAAATGGTCAGTACCAATATTGGAAAGGTCTAAATCTGGCAGGTTTAATTGCTTGGGTTGTCGGAGGTGGGGCCGCTTACTTTATCCAGACATATTCATTTATCGTTGGATTCGTAGTTGGGGCTGCTATTTATTATGTGCTTGCAAAATATTGGTGGTTTGAGAAGTATAAACAAGCTGAGTTAGAAGATCCGAGTGATGAAAAGTACCTCGGTATTACGGTCGGGCGAGATTGGGTGATTTCAGATGACAATGAACCTGTCGAGGTCGATAAAACAGCTCAAAACGCGTAG
- a CDS encoding NAD(P)-dependent oxidoreductase: MLTVEDLEKQFQEAHPGLTNSEAVEEAHRCLYCYDAPCIIACPTSIDIPRFIKKIASGNMKGSATTIMTANPVGASCSRVCPTEELCEGACVLNHSTKPIMIGDLQRYATDWAMKNEQVLFKAGKKNGKTVAIVGGGPAGLSAARELALIGYDVTIYEAEKEAGGLNTYGIVSFRLPQSVSFWEVDQVKSLDVKIKTNTRIGEDVPVSELLANYDAVVLAIGMSSVPSLGIDGEELEGVHDAIEFVKATKSGQLTEEYIGKNIVVIGAGNTAVDGATCSVRLGADNVKILYRRTSAEMTAYDFEYEFAKQDGVEFRWLTAPKRIIGDESGKVMAIECIKMELGEPSEDGRRRPVAVEGSEFVLEVDAVIKAIGQTRYIDLIEQFGLEHDGGVVKVNMDDFTTSNEKVFACGDVIFGKGQGEAMVVTAAEQGKQTAYALHQQLLGKQQEETA; encoded by the coding sequence ATGCTAACTGTAGAAGATTTAGAAAAACAATTTCAAGAAGCTCATCCAGGTTTAACAAATAGTGAAGCAGTCGAAGAAGCACATCGATGTCTTTATTGTTATGACGCACCCTGTATTATCGCTTGTCCAACAAGTATTGATATTCCTAGATTCATCAAAAAGATTGCATCTGGGAATATGAAAGGTTCGGCCACAACAATTATGACGGCAAATCCAGTTGGCGCAAGCTGTTCACGTGTCTGTCCGACAGAAGAGTTATGTGAAGGGGCCTGTGTTCTTAATCATTCAACAAAACCAATTATGATTGGTGATTTACAACGATATGCTACTGATTGGGCGATGAAGAATGAGCAAGTGCTATTTAAAGCAGGTAAGAAAAATGGCAAAACGGTAGCTATTGTTGGCGGTGGTCCAGCGGGATTGTCGGCTGCTAGAGAGCTCGCTCTTATCGGCTATGATGTGACGATCTATGAAGCAGAAAAAGAAGCGGGTGGGTTAAATACGTACGGAATCGTTTCGTTCCGTTTACCACAAAGCGTCTCCTTCTGGGAAGTAGATCAAGTGAAGAGTCTTGATGTCAAAATCAAAACGAATACACGAATCGGCGAAGATGTACCGGTGTCAGAACTTCTGGCTAACTATGATGCAGTCGTTCTTGCTATTGGTATGTCTAGCGTACCGAGCCTTGGTATAGATGGTGAAGAGTTAGAAGGCGTACATGATGCGATTGAGTTTGTAAAGGCGACAAAGTCCGGTCAATTAACAGAGGAATATATCGGGAAAAATATTGTCGTCATCGGTGCGGGCAATACAGCGGTCGATGGAGCGACGTGTTCAGTTAGACTTGGTGCCGATAACGTAAAAATCCTTTACCGCAGAACAAGTGCTGAGATGACGGCTTATGATTTTGAATATGAATTTGCTAAACAAGACGGAGTAGAATTCCGCTGGTTAACAGCACCGAAGCGGATCATTGGTGATGAGTCTGGCAAGGTGATGGCGATCGAATGCATCAAGATGGAGCTTGGTGAACCAAGCGAAGATGGACGCAGACGCCCTGTGGCAGTAGAGGGATCTGAGTTTGTTTTAGAAGTCGATGCAGTCATTAAAGCGATTGGTCAAACAAGATATATTGATTTAATTGAACAATTTGGGTTAGAGCATGACGGCGGTGTTGTAAAAGTAAACATGGATGATTTCACGACTTCAAATGAGAAAGTATTTGCATGTGGAGATGTGATTTTTGGTAAAGGCCAAGGAGAAGCAATGGTCGTAACAGCGGCAGAACAAGGAAAACAAACTGCCTATGCTCTACATCAACAATTACTTGGTAAGCAACAAGAAGAGACGGCTTAA
- a CDS encoding CoA-acylating methylmalonate-semialdehyde dehydrogenase: MAVLKKSTELKNYINGEWVASNGTETLEVPNPATGEILATVPISTREDVDQAVKAANEAFQLWKNVPVPKRARIFFRYHALLTEQHEELAKLIVEENGKAFKEAYGEVQRGIECVEFASGAPSLMMGESLSGIAEEIDSEMFRYPLGVIGGITPFNFPMMVPLWMFPLAIACGNTFVLKPSERTPLLASKLVELFTEAGAPSGVLNIVHGAHDVVNGLLDHKDVKAISFVGSQPVAKYVYQRAAAEGKRVQALSGAKNHHIVMPDADLEKAAQHIISSAFGSAGQRCMACSAVVIVGENEKFVNLLKQKADELTIGSGMDEEVLLTPIIRDSHREKVLGYIHKGVEEGASLLRDGRKEMDEIKQGCFLGPTIFDHVTPDMTIAKEEIFAPVLSLLRAEDLDGGLEYIRKSRYGNGATLYSKDAQAVRKFREEADAGMLGINVGVPATMAFFPFSGWKDSFYGDLHVNGKDGVNFFTRKKMITSRFDF, translated from the coding sequence ATGGCGGTATTAAAAAAATCAACCGAGTTAAAAAACTATATTAACGGTGAGTGGGTAGCTTCAAATGGGACGGAAACACTTGAGGTGCCAAATCCAGCGACGGGTGAAATCCTTGCGACAGTTCCGATTTCTACAAGGGAAGATGTCGATCAGGCTGTTAAGGCGGCAAATGAGGCATTTCAATTGTGGAAGAATGTTCCAGTACCTAAACGTGCACGAATCTTCTTCCGCTATCACGCACTTTTAACGGAACAGCATGAAGAGTTAGCAAAATTAATTGTTGAAGAGAACGGAAAAGCGTTTAAAGAAGCATATGGAGAAGTGCAACGTGGTATTGAATGTGTAGAGTTTGCCTCAGGCGCACCTTCTCTTATGATGGGTGAATCATTATCTGGTATTGCCGAAGAAATTGATTCAGAAATGTTCCGTTATCCTTTAGGTGTAATAGGTGGCATTACACCATTTAACTTCCCAATGATGGTTCCTCTTTGGATGTTCCCGTTAGCTATAGCATGTGGGAACACATTTGTCTTAAAACCATCAGAAAGAACACCACTTCTAGCAAGTAAACTGGTTGAGTTGTTTACCGAGGCAGGAGCTCCATCTGGTGTGCTGAATATCGTGCACGGGGCGCATGATGTAGTAAATGGATTACTTGATCATAAAGATGTCAAAGCCATTTCATTTGTTGGGTCACAGCCAGTAGCAAAATATGTGTATCAACGTGCAGCAGCAGAGGGCAAGCGTGTGCAAGCATTATCTGGTGCTAAGAACCATCATATTGTTATGCCTGATGCCGATCTTGAGAAAGCAGCTCAACATATTATTAGTTCGGCATTTGGAAGTGCAGGTCAACGTTGCATGGCATGTAGTGCAGTCGTCATAGTCGGTGAAAATGAAAAGTTTGTGAACCTATTAAAACAAAAAGCTGATGAATTAACGATTGGAAGTGGGATGGACGAGGAAGTATTGTTAACGCCAATTATCCGTGATTCCCACCGTGAAAAAGTTCTTGGCTATATTCATAAAGGTGTAGAAGAAGGAGCGTCACTTCTCCGTGATGGAAGAAAAGAAATGGATGAGATCAAACAAGGATGTTTCTTAGGACCGACGATCTTTGATCATGTGACTCCTGATATGACCATTGCTAAAGAAGAAATCTTTGCACCTGTATTAAGCCTATTACGTGCAGAGGACTTAGACGGAGGTCTGGAATACATTCGCAAGTCTCGTTACGGAAATGGCGCGACCTTGTACTCAAAAGATGCTCAAGCAGTAAGGAAATTCCGTGAAGAAGCCGATGCAGGAATGCTTGGTATTAATGTAGGAGTTCCCGCAACGATGGCGTTCTTCCCATTCTCTGGATGGAAGGATTCATTCTACGGAGACTTACATGTCAATGGAAAAGATGGAGTCAACTTCTTTACTCGTAAGAAGATGATTACTTCTCGTTTCGACTTTTAG